GGGACTGTATTTGCCAAGGCCTGGCTTAGGACGTCTGTGTCGTTAGTAAACCTTGACATAATCTCACCGTGCTTGTTGGTGTCAAAAAATCCTATTGGCATCTTTTGCACTTTGTCAAAAAGCTCTACCCTAATATTTCTAATTGATCTTTCTCCAACCCTGACCATGAGTCTTGAATATATAAAGGAAGTAAGGGCGGAAACTGCGTAGATTGCGCCCATTTGAAGGGATGCTCTCTTTAATCCTGCCACATCAGATTGTAAGATGTAGTTGTCAATAATTGGCTGGAGCATATTTACTCCCCAAATCTGGGTAAGGGCGGAAACTATTACGCAGACTACAATCAAAATCATCTGCCACCTATAAGCAAAAAGATAGGATAAGAGCCTTCCTATTGACGAAAATGAAACTTTTCTCCTATATGATTTGTCATTCATTTTATAATCATTAGTCATTATCTCCACCTCCTTGCTCTTGTATATCAACGGTTTCCCTGTAGACCCTGTTGGTCGCATAAAGCTCATCGTGAGTGCCGATTGCTTCGATTTTTCCTTCGTTCATAACTATAATCCTGTCTACATACTTAAATGAAGATACCCTCTGGGAAATAATTATCTTTGTCAAATCCTTGTTGTATTTGTTAATGCCATCGATAATGGCTGTTTCTGTCTTGGTATCAACTGCAGATGTGGAGTTATCCATAATAAGGATTTTTGGCTTTTTAAGTAGTGCTCTGGCAATAGTTAGCCTTTGTTTTTGACCACCAGAAACGCCTGTTCCACCCTGGCCAAGGACTGATTCATAGCCATCATGGCGGTTTCTTACAAAGTCATCGGCCTGGGAAATCTTACTTGCAAGCTCAATTTCTTCCATAGTTGCCTCATCATCTCCCCACCTGAGGTTATCGGCAATAGATCCTGAAAATAGGGTATTTTTTTGAAGAACTATTGCCACATCATCTCTTAAAGTTTTTAGGTCATATTTTTCAACCGAATGGCCACCTACTTTTAGAGAGCCTTCGCTTATATCATAGAGTCTTGGAATTAACTGAACTAGGGTGGATTTTGATGCTCCTGTTGGTCCTAAGATACCAATTGACTCACCGCTTTTGATGTGAAGATTTATATCTTCAAGCTGATAGGAATCAGAATCTTCTTCATATTTAAAGGAAACATTGTCAAAATCAATTGAACCATCTTCTAATTTTAGGCCTTCGATTTTCTTATTATTATCCATAGTAGGAACCCTGCTAATAACTTCAACAACCCTTGTAATACCAGGCGATGCTGACATAAACATGGTTAAAACCATGGACATACCGATAAAGGCGCCTAAAAGCATGGTTGCGTACATATTAAATGCCACAAGGTCGCCGACTTGGAGCCTGCCTTCGATGATTTCAATCCCGCCAAAATAGGTGATGCCAACAAAGGTGGCAAATAAAACTACATTGGCAAGGGGAAATACAAGAGACATTGGCCCTTGAGATCCGTCCGCGTATTCAAACATCTTTTGGTTTTGGATGCCAAACTTATCAAGCTCGTATTTTTTCCTAAAAAATGCCTTAATCACACGCATATTCTTAAGATTTTCCTCTACAACTAGGTTGAGTTTGTCATATTGGTAGCGGGCCTTCCTAAATTTTGGAATGGCATAGGTTGTTAATCCCATCAAAAGGGCAAACAAAATTGGCACAGCTATCAAAAATATAAGCGACAATTTTAGGCTAGATTTAAGAGCCAAAACAAAGGCCACTATAGCCATTGCTACAGTCTTAATTACAAACCTGGTTGAAACAAACATTGAAAAAGTAATCTGCTGGGTATCAGACGATAGCCTTGTCAAAAGCGAAGGGACCCCAAAATAATCTATATCTTCAAAAGAAAAGCGCTGGATATTTTCAAACTGAGCAAGCCTTGCATTACGGCCCATACCAGATGAAGCAATACCAGCATTTTTAGTTGCCTGCATACCACAAAACATGGTAATTAATGATAATACAACCATCAATAGTCCGTATTTTACGGCAAGACCCAAATCTTGGCCCTTAACAGCTTCATTAAGTGTAAGGCCCATAATAGCTGGAATTGCAAGCTCTAAGATGGTTTCAAAGCTGGTATAAATCCTCGAAATATTTCTATTTTTCTTAAATTCTCCCAAGTACCTTTTGATATAGGTAAAGGACTTGTAAAATTCTTTTATACTTTCCATTCATCCTCCTTCATAAAATCTTCTCTAATTGTGTCGTTAAGAAGTTTAAGAGCATCTTTAATCTCCCTTACCTTCTCATCGCCCAATTTCTCGTACATTCTCTTATTTGATTGGCTAATCGGTTTTAATCTCTCATCCCTAATTTTTTCTCCTTTGTCTGTCAGGCTTAAAATCCTCATCCTCTTATCATTTTCGTCTGGAATAAGGTCAATCAGCCCGTCTTCCTTAAGGATTTTAATGATATTATTTACAGTTTGCTTGGGAGCCCCAAGTTTTTCTGCAATATCTTTTTGACTAGGATTTGCCATGTGGCCGATGTGGATAAGGATAATAGTTTCAAGGTCATTAAGCCCATAAAACTTTGCCCTCTCCCTATTAAGGCCATTTGCACACCTCAGCAAAGAAAAAATAGAGACCATTGGATCAAGTTCAAAATTCATAAATCCTCTTTCTCTAAAATAAATAAACAATTATTTGTAATTAATATTATAGTCTTATTTAGGACTATGTCAAGTTGGGTTTATAGTTAGCATACCCCAGCGCCGTCCCGAACGACGCCAAAGGTGGCGGAGGGACCTTATAAGGTAAAGACCCCCACGTTCGTAAGATGTCTCACATACGTTCGACATGGCGCAGTAGTTTTAAGGAGACCGCAAACTCTAAGCCGCCGTCTCGATAGATAAGCCGAAGGCTTTGACGAGAGACCTTATAAAGAAAAGACATCTGATTTATGATAAAAACAATTAGCCACCAAAAAAACCGCCAAAATAGCGGTTTTCTATCTATTATATATATTTTTCCTATGATCAATGTCAACGACACAAATAATCAACTTCTCATCTTGAATTTCGCAAAGAATCCTATAGTCACCTATCCTATACCTCCAAAATCCCCTAAGATTTGTCGATAAAGCCTTGCCCCTAGACCTTGGTTCTTCTAATAGAGCGATTTTATCCATATAGGAAATTATTATTCTTTGAACTGGCTTATCCAATTTTTTAAGGGATTTGAGAGCCTCTTCAGAATAAATTATCCTCATAGACCAAGCTCTTTTTTCACTTCTTCGCTGGTATAAAATTTCATATTTTCTTTATTTAAAAGATAGTCCTCAATTAGTTTTTCGTCGTATTCTTCTTCTATATTTCTGAGCAAGGTCTCCCTTGCCCAATCTGATAGGGACTTACTATTCTCTTCGGCAACTTTTTTAAAAAGCTCCTTGTCATCTCTATTTAATCTAATTGTTAAAGTAGTCATAGGCCCTTCCTTTCTGTGTTACATTGTAATATGATTATACAATATTAGTTAAAAAAGTCAAAAAAAGACCGCAAGCCTTTGCTTACGATCTTTTAATCTTATTCTTCGTCCTCATTCTTTTTATCTCTTGTAAAGAATAGTCCGACACTTGATGCTGCCATCAATCCTATATATAGTCCATAATTGCTTATGATACCAGTTGTAGGATTTAGGAAGTTCTTCACCTGGTTAATTACTTTTGTACCTGTTTGGTTAATAGTTTTCACAATCTTTGTGCCAGTTTGGTCTAGATTTTTCTTGCTATCATTTTTAACAGGTGGTTGGTTCTGACCAGGCTTTTTAGGATCTTTATCTCCTGGTTTTTCTGGAGTTTCTTCCTTATCTTTGTCAGGAGTTTCCTCCCTATCAGGATTTTTCTCCTTGCCATTTTCTTCGTCAGGAGTCTTTTCCTTATCTTCAGGTTCCTTTTCATCATCACCACCATCAGGTAATGTTGGGTCAGGATCTGGAGTAGGTATATAACCACCGCCTCCTGGATTGTCCCCTGGCTCTGGAGCTGGACATGGCTTGCATGGTTCTCTTACGTAGATTAATACCTTTGTATCTACTTGAGTTCCATCATCATAACTTACTGTGATTATAGCAGATGTAAATTCATCTCCAACTTTAGTATTAGGACGTTTTATTACTTTTGCTCCCTTAATACTCTTTCCTTTAGGAAGTATAAGTTGACTTATCAATTGGTCATCACTTATCTCATCGTCTTTATCCACTTTCATTGGATTAGATTCAACACCGTTAACTTCGATTATTTCACCTGATGAAATGCTCTTTTCTTCATAAGTAGCTGTAATTATTGTCTCTTTATCAAATAATTTAGCTTTCTTAGGATTATATTCATCGCCTTTTGCATCAGCGCCAAGCTTCCATGCACTAAATATTTTCTTACCCTTTCCTACAGGATTATTTACAGGAATTATTACTTCTTTTTCTGGATTTACATAGAATATACTAGTTCCTTCGAGTTTTCCTTCGGCTGTTGGAACAAAGCTAACTTTTACAAAATTATCTGGAGTTCCAGCTGGTGGATTACCATGTTCATCAGCTGGTATAACATCCTCTGAATATTTAGCAACTAGGGTTATATCTTCTGTGACTTTGTATTCTTCTGGATTGATAATCTTACCATCAAGAGTCCATCCAACAAATAAATAACCTTTTTTTGTTGGGGATGGAACCTCTCCAATAGCAGTATCATGTTTTACCTTTTGTGCTGGAATATAATTTCCGCCATCTGTATCAAACTGAACTGTATGCAAATTCTCATCCCAAACAGCTACTGCAGTTGTGTTTTCATTTAGAGTGATTTTTTCACCTGGTTTGTAGATTTTTTCTCCAATCATCCAACCAGTCAAAGAATAATTATCTTTCTTTAGGTCATTGCCACCAGCTAGGGTTATCTCTGTGCCTACATCATATGACAAAGCAGCTGGAACTTCTCCTGATGTTTTATCATCTGCTTCATAGGTCATGGTTACCTTGGCCAATTTGAACCTAGCAACGAATTTCTTGTCGGTTTTGATAGGTTTATCATCAATTTTTTCATACCAGGCATCAAAATCGTAGTTTTTATTTGGTACAGGAGTTGGTATTTTAAGGTCATCTGAACCTACTGTGATATTCTTTAATGGATTTACATAATAGGTCTTGTTTCCTTCTTCTAATTTACCATTTTCACCTGCTATAAATTCAACTTTAACATAGCCTTCTGGTTTTTGATCTATTTTTTCTGCTGGGATAACATCCTTATATGATTGGAAATGATAAACAAAAGTCTTATCATTTTCAAATGTTGCCTTTAATGCAGCATCTGTATTATCTTCATTTGTCCATTTTCCGCCATCAGCAACAAAGCCAACATTTGGTTTTTTAGTAATTTTATTTGCAGTATCTGTTAGGTCTACTTCCTTTTCAGGATTTACATAGTAAACAGTTGTTCCTGATAGGCTACCATTGTCATCTGCCACAAATTTTACAACCTTATATCCCTCTGGCTTATCAGAACCATCTGTGTTTTTCTGTGGAATAATATCATCAAGTGGCTTATATTCGGCTGTGATTTCATAAGTAGGTGAATTTGCTTTTAAATTTACAGTTAAATCTTTATCCCAATTGTTAAATTTATAACCAAGATCTGGCTTTACAGTCGGTGCAGGAATATTCACTTCAACTCCTGGTTTAATCCAGTATATTTGTGTGCCTTCTAATGAGCCATTGGTTCCAGGTTTAAATTCAACTTTTACATAACCTTCTACTTCAGTTGTAGAAATGTTATCAGGATCATTATAAAGAGCTGTGATTTTTGCACCATCTTTGTATTGAATTGCTTGGTCTATAGAAATATCCCATCTTGCAAATTCATATCCAGTATTTGGAACAGGAGTAGGAGCTTTATCCTTAAGAACTACTGCCTTGTTTGGATTTACATAGTAAACTGCTTGTCCAGTTAATTCTTTTCCATGGTCACCCTTAACAAATGTTACAGTGATATAGCCATCTGGTTTCTCAGAATTGTCATCCTTTGTCTTTGGAATTACATCATCAATAGGATCATACTTAGCGGTAACAGTTTTATCAGCTTTTATTTCAAAATCATCTTTAGTGTCCCAGCCAGTAAATTTATAACCAACTTCTGCTTTTACTTCTGGTTTTACTATTGATGTGTCTCCTAAAGTTTTAGAAGGGTCAGCTTTTGGATTTACATAATAAACAGTTTGTCCTGTTATATCTTTTCCATGCTCGCCCTTGTCAAAGGTTAGGGTCACATAACCTTCTGGTTTTTCGTTTGGTGTTCCATCTTCCTTGTTTGCTGGAATAATATCATCAAGCTTTTTGAAGTTACCTTTAACTGTGGTGTCATCGGTGTATTTCTTAGCTTTTTTAACAGTATCTTGGTCCCACTTTTCAAATTCATATCCTGTGTCAGCTTCTGTCTTTGGCTGTTGAATTGTTACTTCTTTATCAGGATTTACATAGTAGACTGTAACTTCACCATCAGCAATCTTGCCGCCTTCTGCTGGTTCAATTATAAATGTAACTGTTTTGTATCCTTCTGGTTGTTTATTTTCACTTCCATCTGGATTTGTCTTTGGGATTACAGCGCCTTTTTCGTTAAACTGAGCTGTGATTACGGTCTTATCTTTGTATTGAATTTTTTCATTGATTGGTCTGTCCCAACCAGCAAAATCATAACCAGTTTTTGGAACTACTGATGGAGCATAAGCTTCTAGGGCTACAGCCTTATTTGGGTTGAGATAAAGAACTTTTTCTATATTTCCACCCTTGTCTGTAGTCTTGAAAGTAACTGTGATATAACCTTTTGGTTTTTCATTTGGACTTCCATCTTCTTTATTAGCTGGAATTACATCGCCAAGTGGTTTTGAAATTGCTTTTACAACTATATCGTCTGCTTTGATTTCTGTTGCATCTTCTTTATCCCACTTTTCGAACTTATAACCATCTTCTTCTGTGTATGCAGGTTTTTTAAGTTCATCATTTCCAAGTTTTATACCTGCATTTGCCTTTACATAGTAGGCTTTTTGTTCTGTTAATTTTAAGCCTTTTTCTGCTTCAAATGTTACTTTGACATAACCATCAGGTCTGAATATCTTTGAGTCATCAGTATTTGTTGGGTCAAATGGGATAATATTAGGTGATTCCTTATAGGTTGCTGTGATGATTGTTTCATTTTCAAATTTCTTTTTCACACTTGGTTCATAAACTTCTCCATCCGCATTTGCACCAATCTTCCATTCTTTGAAGGTGTAGTATTGATTACCAACAGGGTTTTTAACTGGGATTATTACATCTCTATCCTTCTTAACCCAGAATATTTTTGCACCTTCCATATCACCTTTTTCTGTAGGATTGAAAATAACTTTTACAAAATTATCTGGTAAGTTCTTAGGTTCTTCAGTTCCCTCTTGTGGGATGACGTCCTTAGTGTACTCTGCCTTAATTGTTGAATTCTTTTCAAACATGGTTCTTGGTCTTTTTGTTAATTCGTAAAGACTACCATCACCTGTAGCGTCATCTGCCTTCATTATCCATCTTACAAATAAGTTATCACCCACCCCTACTGGGTCTTCGCCAGGTATTACTACCTTGGCATTTGGATTTACATAGTAGAAGTATTTTTGTGGTTTTTCAGCTGTTGTAGTTGGGTCTACTGTCACCTTTACATAATCTTCTGGAACATAATTTGGCCTACCCTCTTTGGTTTTTGCCTCGTATATGTTTTTAATAACTTTAATAGGTACCTCTATAACTACATTTTTGCCAGTTTTCTTAAAATCCACCCTTACTTTAATAGTAGTATTTCGAGATACTTCAGTTTTATCATCTTCTTTTAGTTTATCATACAAGCTATTTGCTAACTCAAAGGATTTGATTTCTTTTCCAGTATCATCTAATACGGCAAAACCATGGTCGTCGATATTAAGTGGAGTGTATTTTCCATCTTCACCTTTTATCCTAATTTGCTTTTCTAATTTTTCCATGTTAGGAGTAAATTCATTAATCCAATTATCGCCATCTTTAAAAGATTCATGGACTACTAGTTCTTCAGCTGTAATATCGTTGTTACCCCAAATAGCATAGAAGGTTTTTGCTTCTGTAACATTTGTAGTTTTTGCCTTAAAGTCTGCTTCACTTAGGGCAGGACCATCTGCTGTTTCCGCCCAACCCTTAAAGGTTTCTAGGTCTTTTTTAGGCTCTTCAACCTCTTCTGTCAAATCTTTTCCGTATTCAACTTCTTTTACGATTTGTTGGTCAGCCTTTGGGTCTGTAATAGAAGAGAATTTACCCTCATTGGCATCAAAGGTGATAGGTAAGATCTCTGTCATAGTAAGCTTACCACCATTTATGACATCGTAGGTGAAGTCGTATTTGAATTTATGGTCATCTGATTTGACAGTTTTATTTGTTGTATCAAAAGTTAATCCAGCTGTGCTTGTATCTATTTTGACATCTGGAGTTTTTTCTAGATAAACTGACAACACAAGGTCAGGATCAAAATCATTGTACCAGTCTCTTATAATTTTAGTGTCTTTATCGTTCTTTGGTAATTCTACACTTACTGGAGACACCCCGTCTCCTTCATCATCAAAGGCAAAGTTTGCTTTCATGTCTGGTCTGTCTTCTTCAGAAACACCTGTATGCCATTCAGATTTAAACTTGGTAGATGCGATTTGATTGTAAGTAAGTCCTAATTTAATATTTCCAATTATCTCCCCATCTGCATTTTCTGGTAAAAATGTAGGACTTGAGCCTTGAGTACCAAAACTTACAGAAGTCAAAAGTTTAACCTTATCTGAGACTCTTTCATCAATCCTTACTTCGTATCTGTAAGGTTTAAAACTCTTTGAAAATAGAGGTAGTTTAGATGGTTTACCTTCTCCATCAGACCAAGTGTATTTACCTTCTTTAGTAATTTGTAACATATAATATACGCCAGTATCTACACTTGTTTCATAATCCATTTGCCTAAAAATTATTTGGGCTGGTTTTGGATTTCCGTTTTCATCTACTCCAAATATTTCATTCCACTGGAATGGATTCCCGTCTAGACCATTTAGGTCTAATTCCGCACTTACATTTCCAAAATATTTTGGTTTATCCACATCTTTTGGCTCGTTATTATCTCCAAAATATGGTCCTGAACTAAATAAACTAACTCCCGGCCTTTGTGATCTCGATGTCCTGGTCTTTGCAGCTATCCTATTTAATTCATTCATTATTTTTGCATCATAGCTTTTTGCATTTATCTCGCCTACTTTTACATACTTGCCTTGAGGGGGAGTCTCCTCTCCCTCAGCAAGTCCTATGTTAGGCGGGATAAAAACTTGCAATAACATCACTATTGCTAAAAGCAAAGATGTTAATTTTTTTCTCATTATTTTACCACCCTATATCATACTTTCTCTCTTCAGACTTAATTCCATCTTTAATT
This genomic window from Anaerococcus murdochii contains:
- a CDS encoding MarR family winged helix-turn-helix transcriptional regulator, giving the protein MNFELDPMVSIFSLLRCANGLNRERAKFYGLNDLETIILIHIGHMANPSQKDIAEKLGAPKQTVNNIIKILKEDGLIDLIPDENDKRMRILSLTDKGEKIRDERLKPISQSNKRMYEKLGDEKVREIKDALKLLNDTIREDFMKEDEWKV
- a CDS encoding type II toxin-antitoxin system RelE family toxin; the encoded protein is MRIIYSEEALKSLKKLDKPVQRIIISYMDKIALLEEPRSRGKALSTNLRGFWRYRIGDYRILCEIQDEKLIICVVDIDHRKNIYNR
- a CDS encoding ABC transporter ATP-binding protein, which produces MESIKEFYKSFTYIKRYLGEFKKNRNISRIYTSFETILELAIPAIMGLTLNEAVKGQDLGLAVKYGLLMVVLSLITMFCGMQATKNAGIASSGMGRNARLAQFENIQRFSFEDIDYFGVPSLLTRLSSDTQQITFSMFVSTRFVIKTVAMAIVAFVLALKSSLKLSLIFLIAVPILFALLMGLTTYAIPKFRKARYQYDKLNLVVEENLKNMRVIKAFFRKKYELDKFGIQNQKMFEYADGSQGPMSLVFPLANVVLFATFVGITYFGGIEIIEGRLQVGDLVAFNMYATMLLGAFIGMSMVLTMFMSASPGITRVVEVISRVPTMDNNKKIEGLKLEDGSIDFDNVSFKYEEDSDSYQLEDINLHIKSGESIGILGPTGASKSTLVQLIPRLYDISEGSLKVGGHSVEKYDLKTLRDDVAIVLQKNTLFSGSIADNLRWGDDEATMEEIELASKISQADDFVRNRHDGYESVLGQGGTGVSGGQKQRLTIARALLKKPKILIMDNSTSAVDTKTETAIIDGINKYNKDLTKIIISQRVSSFKYVDRIIVMNEGKIEAIGTHDELYATNRVYRETVDIQEQGGGDND
- the relB gene encoding type II toxin-antitoxin system RelB family antitoxin, producing the protein MTTLTIRLNRDDKELFKKVAEENSKSLSDWARETLLRNIEEEYDEKLIEDYLLNKENMKFYTSEEVKKELGL
- a CDS encoding InlB B-repeat-containing protein, encoding MRKKLTSLLLAIVMLLQVFIPPNIGLAEGEETPPQGKYVKVGEINAKSYDAKIMNELNRIAAKTRTSRSQRPGVSLFSSGPYFGDNNEPKDVDKPKYFGNVSAELDLNGLDGNPFQWNEIFGVDENGNPKPAQIIFRQMDYETSVDTGVYYMLQITKEGKYTWSDGEGKPSKLPLFSKSFKPYRYEVRIDERVSDKVKLLTSVSFGTQGSSPTFLPENADGEIIGNIKLGLTYNQIASTKFKSEWHTGVSEEDRPDMKANFAFDDEGDGVSPVSVELPKNDKDTKIIRDWYNDFDPDLVLSVYLEKTPDVKIDTSTAGLTFDTTNKTVKSDDHKFKYDFTYDVINGGKLTMTEILPITFDANEGKFSSITDPKADQQIVKEVEYGKDLTEEVEEPKKDLETFKGWAETADGPALSEADFKAKTTNVTEAKTFYAIWGNNDITAEELVVHESFKDGDNWINEFTPNMEKLEKQIRIKGEDGKYTPLNIDDHGFAVLDDTGKEIKSFELANSLYDKLKEDDKTEVSRNTTIKVRVDFKKTGKNVVIEVPIKVIKNIYEAKTKEGRPNYVPEDYVKVTVDPTTTAEKPQKYFYYVNPNAKVVIPGEDPVGVGDNLFVRWIMKADDATGDGSLYELTKRPRTMFEKNSTIKAEYTKDVIPQEGTEEPKNLPDNFVKVIFNPTEKGDMEGAKIFWVKKDRDVIIPVKNPVGNQYYTFKEWKIGANADGEVYEPSVKKKFENETIITATYKESPNIIPFDPTNTDDSKIFRPDGYVKVTFEAEKGLKLTEQKAYYVKANAGIKLGNDELKKPAYTEEDGYKFEKWDKEDATEIKADDIVVKAISKPLGDVIPANKEDGSPNEKPKGYITVTFKTTDKGGNIEKVLYLNPNKAVALEAYAPSVVPKTGYDFAGWDRPINEKIQYKDKTVITAQFNEKGAVIPKTNPDGSENKQPEGYKTVTFIIEPAEGGKIADGEVTVYYVNPDKEVTIQQPKTEADTGYEFEKWDQDTVKKAKKYTDDTTVKGNFKKLDDIIPANKEDGTPNEKPEGYVTLTFDKGEHGKDITGQTVYYVNPKADPSKTLGDTSIVKPEVKAEVGYKFTGWDTKDDFEIKADKTVTAKYDPIDDVIPKTKDDNSEKPDGYITVTFVKGDHGKELTGQAVYYVNPNKAVVLKDKAPTPVPNTGYEFARWDISIDQAIQYKDGAKITALYNDPDNISTTEVEGYVKVEFKPGTNGSLEGTQIYWIKPGVEVNIPAPTVKPDLGYKFNNWDKDLTVNLKANSPTYEITAEYKPLDDIIPQKNTDGSDKPEGYKVVKFVADDNGSLSGTTVYYVNPEKEVDLTDTANKITKKPNVGFVADGGKWTNEDNTDAALKATFENDKTFVYHFQSYKDVIPAEKIDQKPEGYVKVEFIAGENGKLEEGNKTYYVNPLKNITVGSDDLKIPTPVPNKNYDFDAWYEKIDDKPIKTDKKFVARFKLAKVTMTYEADDKTSGEVPAALSYDVGTEITLAGGNDLKKDNYSLTGWMIGEKIYKPGEKITLNENTTAVAVWDENLHTVQFDTDGGNYIPAQKVKHDTAIGEVPSPTKKGYLFVGWTLDGKIINPEEYKVTEDITLVAKYSEDVIPADEHGNPPAGTPDNFVKVSFVPTAEGKLEGTSIFYVNPEKEVIIPVNNPVGKGKKIFSAWKLGADAKGDEYNPKKAKLFDKETIITATYEEKSISSGEIIEVNGVESNPMKVDKDDEISDDQLISQLILPKGKSIKGAKVIKRPNTKVGDEFTSAIITVSYDDGTQVDTKVLIYVREPCKPCPAPEPGDNPGGGGYIPTPDPDPTLPDGGDDEKEPEDKEKTPDEENGKEKNPDREETPDKDKEETPEKPGDKDPKKPGQNQPPVKNDSKKNLDQTGTKIVKTINQTGTKVINQVKNFLNPTTGIISNYGLYIGLMAASSVGLFFTRDKKNEDEE